The following coding sequences lie in one Veillonellaceae bacterium genomic window:
- a CDS encoding calcium-transporting P-type ATPase, PMR1-type: MNSNKWHARGFEEILQFWVTDEVNGLSSNEVQNRLHKFGFNEMKEKKTSPWWQRFFAQFQDFMVLVLLAATLISACLGEYADAITILAIVFINAILGFVQEYRAEQSMHALKKLAAPTAHVIRNGNLQQVPARELVPGDILVLEAGDKLAADGRLFDAHNLEIEEATLTGESLPVRKVANRKFNEEAPLGDRKNMVYSGTSVTRGRGKAVVCATGMTTEVGHIAGMIQSDEHEPTPLEKRLEHLGRWLVWGCLVICLIVVITGVAKGESLYLMCMSGISLAVAAIPEGLPAIVTVALAIGVQRMIKRNAIVRKLPAVETLGCTTVICSDKTGTLTQNEMTVRKVFTGSATYDITGTGYDIKGNFLSSNQTVNPSNDTCLYNCLLVSSLCNNSVLKRNNVGITGLWRRKSSNAWSIEGDPTEGALLVAAAKAGIWRDEVEKMQRRIAEIPFESERRRMSVIYERSDGTSVMYVKGAPDTILELCTHYFDTNKETPLTPEKLSSIFDANDQMTSDALRVLALAYRRIPKEDAYNPSEETENGLVFVGLIGMIDPPREEVKPAIATCRQAGIKTVMITGDHRNTAVAIAKELKIYVEGEHKALTGSELDNLSDTELAQVVNKTTVYARVSPAHKLRIVKALKRHGHIVAMTGDGVNDAPAIKEADIGVAMGVTGTEVTKEASSMILADDNFATIVAAVEEGRGIYDNIRKFIRYLLSCNLGEVLTMFIAALAGLPIPLLPVQILWVNLVTDGLPAMALGVDPNDRDIMNRPPRNPRESVFSRGLSRKIITRGIQIGFSTVLVFAAVYLLKNDLALARTMAFCTLVFSQMFHVFDCRSEIFTVFEAGFFRNKFLIVAASISVCMQLAVIYLPFLQEIFETVPLGIYDWLVILTVAGWTSILNLLRHIFLHRSIARPTLRRVQ, encoded by the coding sequence ATGAACAGTAACAAGTGGCATGCGCGTGGGTTTGAGGAAATATTGCAATTTTGGGTAACTGATGAAGTAAACGGCTTGTCTTCAAATGAAGTACAAAACCGGTTGCATAAGTTCGGTTTTAATGAAATGAAAGAAAAAAAGACTTCTCCTTGGTGGCAGAGATTTTTCGCTCAATTTCAGGACTTCATGGTCTTGGTGCTTTTAGCAGCAACGTTAATTTCCGCTTGTCTGGGAGAATATGCAGATGCAATAACCATCTTAGCTATAGTTTTTATTAATGCAATTTTAGGATTTGTTCAAGAATATCGCGCCGAGCAATCAATGCACGCATTAAAAAAGCTGGCAGCGCCAACTGCTCATGTTATTCGAAATGGAAATCTGCAGCAAGTACCGGCGCGTGAGCTAGTTCCTGGTGATATATTAGTACTTGAAGCAGGGGATAAGCTAGCTGCCGATGGCCGATTATTTGATGCCCATAATCTCGAAATCGAAGAGGCTACTTTGACAGGCGAGTCCCTACCTGTTCGAAAGGTAGCAAACCGAAAGTTTAATGAAGAAGCTCCACTGGGTGACCGAAAAAATATGGTTTATTCCGGAACAAGCGTTACACGGGGCAGAGGTAAAGCAGTAGTCTGTGCAACTGGTATGACTACCGAGGTAGGGCATATTGCAGGAATGATTCAATCCGACGAGCATGAGCCTACGCCTTTAGAGAAACGGCTTGAGCATCTTGGACGTTGGTTAGTGTGGGGTTGTTTAGTAATTTGTTTAATAGTAGTTATTACCGGTGTCGCAAAAGGCGAATCACTCTACTTAATGTGTATGTCTGGAATTAGCTTAGCTGTAGCTGCTATTCCCGAAGGTTTACCGGCGATAGTTACGGTAGCACTTGCAATCGGCGTACAAAGAATGATTAAACGAAATGCTATTGTGCGAAAACTTCCTGCCGTTGAAACACTAGGCTGCACTACTGTTATTTGTTCTGATAAGACGGGTACCTTAACTCAAAATGAAATGACAGTACGAAAAGTTTTTACTGGCTCCGCGACTTATGATATAACTGGTACTGGCTATGATATTAAAGGTAATTTTCTATCCAGTAATCAAACAGTCAACCCCTCTAACGATACTTGTCTTTATAACTGCTTATTAGTTAGCTCATTGTGCAACAATAGTGTACTAAAACGTAACAATGTCGGAATAACAGGCCTATGGCGCCGCAAAAGTAGTAATGCATGGTCAATCGAGGGGGATCCGACAGAAGGAGCATTATTGGTCGCCGCAGCTAAAGCAGGTATTTGGCGAGATGAAGTTGAGAAAATGCAGCGCCGTATTGCTGAAATTCCCTTTGAATCAGAGCGACGCCGTATGTCAGTTATTTACGAACGGAGTGACGGTACATCAGTAATGTATGTTAAAGGCGCACCCGATACAATATTAGAATTGTGTACGCACTATTTCGATACAAATAAAGAGACTCCTCTGACACCAGAAAAGCTGTCATCAATTTTCGATGCTAACGATCAAATGACGAGTGACGCTTTGCGCGTACTTGCTTTGGCTTACCGTCGAATACCTAAGGAAGATGCCTATAACCCTTCGGAGGAAACTGAAAATGGTCTAGTTTTTGTCGGCCTTATTGGTATGATTGATCCTCCACGTGAAGAAGTAAAGCCAGCAATTGCAACTTGCCGACAGGCGGGAATTAAAACTGTAATGATAACTGGCGATCATCGTAATACAGCCGTAGCCATTGCTAAGGAATTAAAAATTTATGTAGAAGGAGAACATAAGGCGCTGACCGGTTCAGAACTTGACAATTTAAGCGATACAGAACTTGCCCAAGTTGTGAATAAAACCACAGTTTATGCGCGAGTATCTCCTGCTCATAAACTAAGGATTGTAAAAGCTCTAAAACGTCATGGTCACATCGTAGCTATGACCGGTGACGGTGTAAACGATGCACCGGCTATAAAAGAGGCGGACATTGGGGTCGCTATGGGTGTTACCGGAACAGAGGTTACAAAAGAAGCTTCATCTATGATTCTAGCCGATGATAATTTCGCGACCATCGTTGCCGCAGTTGAGGAAGGTCGCGGAATTTATGATAACATTCGTAAATTTATCCGTTATCTGCTGTCTTGTAATTTAGGTGAGGTTCTTACAATGTTTATAGCAGCCTTAGCAGGCTTGCCTATACCTTTATTGCCTGTACAGATTTTGTGGGTTAACTTGGTTACCGATGGATTGCCTGCCATGGCTTTAGGCGTTGATCCAAATGATCGGGATATTATGAATCGACCTCCACGTAATCCTAGAGAGAGTGTTTTTTCACGAGGCTTAAGCCGGAAGATAATAACAAGAGGCATCCAAATTGGTTTTTCAACAGTTCTTGTCTTTGCCGCAGTCTATTTACTTAAAAATGACTTGGCTTTAGCACGAACCATGGCTTTTTGCACCTTAGTTTTTTCTCAAATGTTTCATGTGTTTGACTGCCGTTCAGAAATCTTTACTGTATTCGAAGCTGGTTTCTTCCGTAACAAGTTCTTAATCGTAGCAGCATCGATTTCAGTATGTATGCAGCTTGCAGTTATCTATTTACCGTTTTTACAGGAAATATTTGAAACTGTTCCCCTTGGTATTTATGATTGGTTAGTTATTTTAACAGTGGCGGGTTGGACCTCTATTTTGAATCTATTGCGTCATATTTTTTTACATCGTAGTATTGCACGCCCAACACTTCGCAGAGTACAATAA
- a CDS encoding diaminopimelate epimerase, whose protein sequence is MEFKFSKWHGLGNDFVIVNGFTENIEDLATAAIKVCDRHFGVGADGLVLVLPSEIADFRMRILNSDGSEAEMCGNVTRCVARYVYESAMTDKTKLTIETQAGLIRPELLFDNGILKTVRVDMGEPKLKPSQIPVLSEYDSSIVNSPLCIDNHTFYITCVSMGNPHCVTFVDDIDTIDLPKFGPLIESNSMFPRKTNVEFVQVLDPKTLRMRVWERGAGITLACGTGACATLVAAAINGKADKAATVKLDGGDLFIEWGEDNHVYMSGPATEVFCGHYQEK, encoded by the coding sequence GTGGAATTTAAATTTAGCAAATGGCATGGTTTAGGAAATGATTTTGTAATTGTGAATGGTTTTACTGAAAACATCGAAGATTTGGCGACAGCTGCAATCAAAGTTTGCGATCGTCACTTTGGTGTTGGCGCTGATGGCTTAGTTTTGGTTCTCCCTTCCGAAATAGCAGATTTTCGCATGCGAATATTAAATTCGGACGGAAGTGAGGCTGAAATGTGCGGCAATGTTACCCGGTGCGTCGCCAGGTATGTTTACGAATCCGCCATGACAGACAAGACAAAACTTACAATCGAAACCCAAGCCGGACTTATTAGGCCGGAGTTATTGTTCGATAACGGTATTTTAAAAACAGTCCGTGTCGACATGGGCGAACCAAAATTAAAGCCATCACAGATTCCTGTATTAAGTGAATACGACTCATCTATTGTAAATTCCCCATTATGTATTGATAACCATACTTTTTATATAACCTGTGTTTCCATGGGTAACCCACATTGTGTCACATTTGTAGACGATATAGACACTATAGATTTACCGAAATTCGGCCCCCTAATTGAATCAAATTCAATGTTCCCCCGCAAAACAAATGTAGAGTTTGTTCAGGTACTCGACCCGAAAACACTAAGAATGCGTGTCTGGGAGCGTGGTGCCGGAATAACGCTGGCTTGTGGGACCGGCGCTTGTGCCACACTCGTAGCAGCAGCTATTAATGGAAAGGCCGACAAAGCAGCTACAGTTAAGCTAGACGGCGGAGACTTGTTTATCGAGTGGGGCGAAGATAACCATGTATACATGTCCGGTCCGGCAACCGAAGTCTTCTGCGGTCACTATCAGGAAAAATAA
- a CDS encoding YicC family protein, translating into MLKSMTGFGRGEFLDSTHRLIVEIKAVNHRFNEIVLRMPKNLGSLEDKIRRAVASALARGRIDVFITVDEYGQNNKKVRVDKELAIAYHSAMKELAALFSMPLREDVYHIAKYPDVVKVEEVSPDVSLLWPKLAQAINSAIENLMAMRITEGENIQHDLLSRIQKLEYNITEIEKRAPQILVEYREKLLNRMRELLAAVNVEPDETRLLQETAIFADRTNFTEELVRLRSHLAQFRSTLFSEDAVGRKLDFIVQEINRETNTIASKANDYTVANIVVEIKSEIEKVREQIQNIE; encoded by the coding sequence GTGCTCAAAAGCATGACTGGGTTTGGACGAGGAGAATTTCTTGACAGTACGCATCGTTTAATTGTCGAAATAAAGGCTGTAAATCACCGTTTTAATGAGATTGTACTACGCATGCCTAAAAATTTAGGCTCGCTCGAAGATAAAATTCGTCGTGCTGTAGCATCGGCTCTAGCAAGAGGTCGGATAGATGTCTTTATTACGGTTGACGAATACGGTCAAAATAACAAAAAGGTAAGGGTTGACAAAGAATTAGCAATCGCTTACCATAGTGCAATGAAGGAATTGGCAGCATTATTTTCAATGCCGCTACGGGAAGATGTTTATCACATTGCTAAATATCCCGATGTTGTAAAAGTAGAAGAAGTTTCCCCTGATGTTAGTTTACTATGGCCTAAACTTGCCCAAGCTATAAATTCGGCCATAGAGAATTTAATGGCAATGCGAATAACTGAAGGTGAAAATATTCAGCATGATTTGTTATCAAGAATTCAAAAGCTCGAATACAATATAACCGAAATAGAGAAACGAGCCCCACAAATACTTGTTGAATATCGGGAAAAGCTGTTAAATCGTATGAGAGAGCTATTAGCCGCTGTTAATGTTGAGCCCGATGAGACTAGGCTGCTGCAAGAGACAGCCATCTTCGCCGATCGGACAAATTTTACTGAAGAGTTAGTTCGCCTGCGCAGCCATTTAGCTCAGTTCAGGTCTACGTTGTTTTCCGAAGATGCGGTTGGACGAAAACTTGACTTTATTGTACAGGAAATTAATCGCGAAACGAATACCATCGCATCAAAAGCAAATGACTATACTGTAGCCAATATTGTTGTTGAAATTAAAAGTGAAATAGAGAAGGTCAGAGAGCAAATCCAAAACATAGAGTAA
- a CDS encoding DUF370 domain-containing protein yields MEIKLINIGFGNIVSANRIVSIVSPESAPIKRIIQEARDRGMLIDATYGRRTRAVIIADSDHVILSAVQPETVAHRLINKETSDDSAE; encoded by the coding sequence GTGGAAATAAAGCTTATTAATATCGGTTTCGGAAATATTGTTTCAGCAAATCGGATAGTTTCGATTGTAAGTCCGGAATCGGCGCCAATTAAAAGAATCATTCAAGAAGCGCGGGATAGAGGTATGCTAATCGATGCTACCTATGGCAGAAGAACCCGTGCAGTTATTATTGCCGACAGCGATCATGTAATTTTATCGGCTGTTCAGCCAGAAACAGTCGCGCACAGACTTATTAATAAAGAAACAAGCGATGATTCAGCAGAGTAG
- the gmk gene encoding guanylate kinase, with product MTQPGILIVLSGPSGTGKGTICRELLRNYPNLHYSISATTRQPRAGEVNGSNYWFISHDKFKEMINENDFLEWAEVYGNYYGTPRTYVMELLNSGKDVILEIDTQGAMQVKNKFPQGVFIYIMPPSLEELANRIHKRGTESLEAIKNRLGCVRNEFSYVNHYNYIVVNDEVNDAVSKIEKIIGAEKCHVSRNIQLIDQIYNLSSQ from the coding sequence ATGACGCAGCCGGGAATTTTAATTGTCTTATCTGGTCCGTCTGGAACCGGTAAGGGAACAATTTGCCGGGAATTACTGCGCAACTATCCCAACCTTCACTATTCCATTTCAGCCACTACCCGTCAGCCTCGCGCGGGTGAGGTCAATGGTTCAAACTACTGGTTTATTAGTCACGATAAATTTAAAGAGATGATAAATGAGAACGATTTCTTAGAATGGGCTGAGGTTTACGGTAATTATTACGGAACCCCACGCACATATGTAATGGAATTATTAAATAGTGGCAAAGATGTAATTCTAGAAATTGATACTCAAGGCGCTATGCAGGTAAAGAATAAATTTCCTCAAGGGGTTTTTATCTACATTATGCCGCCATCTCTCGAAGAACTAGCAAATCGTATTCATAAACGCGGTACTGAATCTCTAGAAGCAATTAAGAATCGGTTAGGATGCGTACGTAACGAATTTTCATATGTTAACCACTATAACTACATTGTCGTTAATGACGAGGTTAATGATGCCGTTAGCAAAATTGAAAAAATAATTGGCGCCGAAAAATGCCATGTGTCCCGTAATATTCAGCTAATAGATCAGATTTATAATCTGAGTTCTCAGTAA
- a CDS encoding DNA-directed RNA polymerase subunit omega: MIHPSLDVLVKKVDSKYTLVVLAAKRAREILDGNTPTVESKSNKQVTIALEEIASNNISYERTKTGIK, translated from the coding sequence ATGATACACCCGTCTTTAGATGTACTGGTAAAGAAGGTTGATAGTAAGTATACTTTGGTTGTGCTTGCTGCCAAAAGAGCCCGTGAAATACTTGATGGTAATACGCCAACTGTAGAAAGCAAATCAAACAAGCAAGTGACGATTGCCCTAGAAGAAATAGCGAGTAATAATATTTCTTACGAAAGGACTAAGACAGGAATTAAGTAG
- the coaBC gene encoding bifunctional phosphopantothenoylcysteine decarboxylase/phosphopantothenate--cysteine ligase CoaBC — MLKGRKIVVGVTGGIASYKSLEVISRLKKAGATIKVIMTESATKFVTPLTFREISGNPTVTSMWGEPANWNVEHIALANWADLFLIAPATANIIGKIANGIADDMLSTTIMATKAPIILAPAMNSNMYVNPITKQNIHKLNALGYHFIEPTYGMLACGVQGQGRLPEPEVITEKVFSFFSNAKSLCGKKIIITAGGTREPIDPVRYIGNRSSGKMGYALAEQAAMRGAEVVLISGPSSLPVPNRVEIIKVETALQMKESVLEHFNGADIVIKAAAVADYRPQQAANHKIKKSADSLTIVLEKNPDILLELGKLKSHQFLVGFAAETQDLINNAKEKLTKKNLDMIVANDVTAPGAGFNTDTNIVKLLYRSGHIEDLQQMTKISLAQLILDKISEQLQK; from the coding sequence ATGCTTAAAGGACGAAAAATTGTCGTAGGTGTAACTGGCGGCATCGCCTCTTATAAATCGCTTGAAGTTATTAGTCGTTTAAAAAAGGCCGGCGCCACAATCAAGGTAATAATGACAGAGTCAGCAACTAAATTTGTCACTCCGCTAACCTTTCGAGAGATTAGCGGTAACCCAACAGTTACCAGTATGTGGGGCGAACCGGCTAATTGGAATGTAGAACATATTGCATTGGCTAACTGGGCTGATTTATTTTTAATTGCGCCTGCTACCGCTAACATCATTGGAAAAATTGCAAATGGTATCGCCGACGATATGCTTTCTACTACCATCATGGCTACGAAAGCTCCGATTATTCTCGCACCAGCAATGAATTCTAACATGTATGTTAATCCCATTACTAAACAAAATATTCATAAACTAAATGCCCTCGGCTACCACTTTATTGAACCAACGTATGGAATGCTAGCTTGCGGCGTCCAAGGTCAAGGGCGACTACCTGAACCCGAGGTAATTACCGAAAAGGTTTTTTCTTTTTTTTCTAATGCTAAATCACTATGCGGGAAAAAAATTATTATAACAGCGGGCGGAACACGTGAACCTATTGATCCAGTCCGATATATTGGCAATCGATCAAGCGGTAAGATGGGGTACGCTCTAGCAGAGCAAGCTGCTATGAGGGGAGCAGAGGTTGTTCTCATTTCTGGCCCGAGCAGTCTGCCAGTGCCTAATCGGGTAGAAATTATTAAAGTTGAAACAGCACTGCAGATGAAAGAGTCAGTTCTTGAACATTTTAATGGTGCCGATATTGTTATAAAAGCAGCAGCTGTGGCTGATTACCGACCGCAGCAGGCAGCCAATCATAAAATAAAAAAGTCGGCCGACTCATTAACTATCGTATTAGAAAAGAATCCTGATATATTGCTTGAGCTTGGCAAACTAAAATCCCATCAATTTTTGGTAGGATTTGCAGCTGAAACCCAAGACTTAATTAATAATGCTAAAGAGAAGCTAACCAAGAAAAATCTAGATATGATTGTAGCTAATGACGTTACTGCGCCAGGCGCTGGTTTTAATACGGATACGAACATAGTAAAACTGCTATATCGCAGCGGACACATAGAAGATCTCCAACAAATGACAAAAATCAGCCTAGCCCAACTCATTTTAGACAAAATTAGTGAACAACTCCAAAAATAG
- a CDS encoding methionine adenosyltransferase, with product MQKKRVLFTSESVTEGHPDKIADQISDSVLDSILAQDPTARVACETLVTTGLVHVVGEITTSCYVDIPKTVRDTIREIGYTRAKYGFDCDTCGVMVSIDEQSPDIALGVNKALEAKKGEMDEIEAIGAGDQGMMFGYATNETPEYMPLPISLAHKLSRRLSEVRKTNELDYLRPDGKTQVTVEYEAGRPVRVDTIVISTQHGPDVELSTIEKDLIAKVITPVVPAELLDDKTKYYINPTGRFVVGGPQGDAGLTGRKIIVDTYGGMARHGGGAFSGKDPTKVDRSAAYAARYVAKNVVAAGLADKCEIQLAYAIGIARPVSILVETFGTAKIDETIIADLVDKHFDLRPAGIIKTLDLRRPIYRQTAAYGHFGRTDIDLPWERTDKAEILRKEANL from the coding sequence ATGCAAAAAAAACGTGTTCTTTTCACGTCCGAATCGGTTACAGAAGGCCATCCTGATAAGATTGCCGACCAAATCTCAGATAGCGTACTTGATTCCATTCTAGCACAAGACCCGACCGCTAGGGTAGCTTGTGAAACCCTTGTGACTACAGGCTTAGTTCATGTTGTTGGTGAAATTACTACTAGCTGTTACGTCGATATTCCCAAAACAGTGCGTGATACTATTCGTGAAATTGGCTATACCCGTGCCAAGTACGGTTTTGATTGCGACACCTGCGGAGTAATGGTATCTATTGACGAACAATCCCCTGATATCGCTTTGGGTGTTAACAAGGCCCTCGAAGCGAAAAAAGGCGAAATGGATGAAATTGAGGCGATCGGTGCCGGCGACCAAGGCATGATGTTCGGTTATGCTACAAACGAAACACCAGAATATATGCCTTTGCCGATTTCCCTTGCTCATAAGCTTTCACGCCGCCTAAGCGAAGTAAGGAAGACCAATGAGCTTGACTACCTTCGTCCGGACGGTAAGACCCAAGTAACTGTTGAATATGAGGCTGGCAGGCCTGTACGCGTTGATACAATTGTTATCTCTACGCAACACGGCCCGGATGTAGAGCTATCTACGATTGAGAAAGATCTTATCGCCAAAGTAATAACTCCGGTTGTTCCGGCGGAGCTGCTCGACGATAAGACAAAATACTACATTAACCCAACTGGAAGGTTCGTCGTTGGCGGTCCTCAAGGAGACGCCGGCTTAACCGGCCGTAAAATTATCGTTGACACTTACGGCGGCATGGCCCGCCATGGCGGTGGCGCTTTCTCAGGTAAAGACCCAACAAAGGTTGACCGCTCAGCAGCTTATGCAGCCCGTTATGTTGCTAAAAATGTCGTTGCTGCTGGTCTTGCCGATAAATGTGAAATACAGCTTGCCTATGCAATTGGTATTGCCCGCCCAGTCTCGATATTGGTAGAAACCTTTGGTACAGCTAAAATTGACGAGACCATTATTGCTGATCTAGTAGACAAACATTTCGACCTTAGACCGGCAGGAATCATAAAAACACTGGATTTACGTCGTCCAATCTACCGCCAAACAGCTGCTTATGGGCATTTTGGCCGTACCGACATTGACCTGCCGTGGGAGCGCACAGATAAGGCTGAAATTTTACGCAAGGAAGCTAACCTCTAA
- the priA gene encoding primosomal protein N', which translates to MGNIAQIIVNVTAKAINKSFSYYIPDELSFLEKGYRVLVPFGPQKVEGFVIDIIDGNASNLKPIISALDDYAWFDDNMLKTADWVAKFYLCTQAEALRLFVPGKSGIKTEFSYSIPDSLDIQNAAAFLSAKPDLYLEVLAFIAKNVNVKLAQLNKQFGQAALKALKYLEANKLVYKEMIAHSTKRIKYQNNIALAVQKSVGLLKMAELNRSPAQQRLLTVLLEKASLTPQELKELHIAPNTVKKLVDAGIAKIIKTQILRDSYSHTNCNSPILRLTPEQQNCLVSINSALHSGDYQSCLIHGITGSGKTQVYIEAVAETRRNNRQAIVLVPEIALTSQIVARFKAYFGDDVVVIHSKLSIAERYDAWQKLRTNQAGIAIGARSAIFAPLTNLGLIIIDEEHEFTYKQEESPRYHARQVAEIRSRLAKALLILGSATPSIETYYKSLLGKHTLLTINERIDGAALPHVTVVDMREELRLGRRTVLSQPLQQLLSETIENGEQAVLLLNRRGYATFVLCRECGYVMECEHCSSTLVYHTSGNTLRCHYCQSSQVPPDTCPNCSSRYIRYFGTGTQKLEEELFKLWPNIRVIRMDQDTTSRKMAYSRILSDFAAGRYDILLGTQMVAKGHDIKNVTAVGIIAADTTLNLPDFRAAERTFSLITQAAGRAGRGNKPGKVVIQTYNPDHYALQAGANQDYFSFYQTEISHRKELFYPPFSHIVKLTITNNDERQIRIQAENIASQLRKALASEPYTEVIGPFNAAIFKVKDTFRVNLMIKTVRLATIRHHINNLGLSNVANIYIDIEPVNVM; encoded by the coding sequence ATGGGTAATATCGCCCAAATTATTGTTAATGTAACGGCAAAGGCTATAAATAAATCTTTTTCGTATTATATACCTGATGAATTAAGCTTTTTGGAAAAAGGTTATCGTGTTTTAGTTCCATTCGGCCCACAAAAGGTTGAAGGCTTTGTAATCGATATTATTGATGGAAATGCTTCAAACTTGAAGCCAATCATTTCGGCCTTAGACGACTACGCTTGGTTTGACGATAATATGTTAAAAACAGCCGACTGGGTCGCAAAATTTTATCTTTGCACTCAGGCTGAAGCATTGCGGCTATTTGTTCCCGGTAAAAGTGGTATAAAGACCGAATTCTCATATTCAATTCCAGACAGTTTAGACATCCAGAATGCCGCAGCATTTCTGTCTGCTAAACCGGACCTTTATTTGGAGGTTCTAGCTTTTATTGCTAAAAATGTAAATGTAAAGCTTGCCCAACTCAACAAGCAATTTGGGCAAGCTGCTTTAAAAGCGTTAAAGTATTTAGAAGCAAACAAGCTGGTATATAAGGAGATGATTGCACATTCAACAAAACGGATAAAATATCAAAATAATATTGCCCTGGCTGTACAAAAGTCGGTTGGCTTATTAAAAATGGCTGAGCTAAATCGAAGCCCTGCACAACAGCGCCTATTGACAGTGTTGCTCGAAAAAGCAAGTCTTACTCCTCAAGAGTTAAAAGAGCTTCATATTGCGCCAAACACTGTCAAAAAGCTAGTTGATGCAGGAATTGCAAAAATCATTAAAACCCAAATTCTAAGAGACAGCTATTCACACACCAATTGTAATTCACCTATATTGAGACTAACACCAGAGCAGCAAAACTGCTTAGTTTCTATAAACAGTGCACTTCATTCTGGAGATTATCAGTCATGTCTAATTCATGGTATTACTGGTAGTGGAAAAACACAAGTTTATATTGAGGCAGTAGCTGAAACAAGGCGAAATAACCGCCAAGCCATTGTACTAGTTCCCGAAATAGCCTTAACAAGCCAGATTGTAGCTCGTTTTAAAGCTTACTTCGGTGATGATGTTGTTGTAATCCATAGTAAATTATCAATTGCCGAACGTTACGACGCTTGGCAAAAGCTTCGCACAAATCAGGCTGGAATAGCTATTGGTGCACGCTCCGCCATTTTTGCCCCATTAACCAATTTGGGCCTAATAATTATTGATGAGGAACATGAGTTTACCTATAAACAGGAAGAGAGCCCTAGATACCACGCTCGACAAGTAGCGGAAATACGCTCGCGTCTTGCAAAGGCATTACTAATTTTAGGAAGCGCAACGCCCTCAATTGAAACATATTATAAATCATTGTTGGGTAAACATACCCTGCTGACAATCAACGAAAGAATCGACGGTGCAGCCTTACCTCATGTTACTGTTGTAGATATGCGTGAAGAGCTCCGGCTAGGAAGAAGAACGGTGCTATCACAACCGCTCCAACAGCTCTTAAGCGAGACTATTGAGAATGGCGAACAAGCCGTTCTGCTACTTAACCGGAGGGGTTATGCAACTTTTGTCTTATGCCGGGAATGTGGCTACGTTATGGAATGTGAACATTGTTCATCAACTTTAGTTTATCATACCTCAGGTAACACTCTGCGGTGTCATTATTGCCAATCCTCGCAAGTCCCACCTGATACCTGTCCTAATTGCAGCAGTCGTTATATTCGATATTTTGGGACAGGAACACAAAAATTAGAGGAGGAGTTATTCAAGCTCTGGCCTAATATACGTGTTATTCGAATGGATCAAGATACAACTAGTAGAAAAATGGCATACTCCCGAATTTTATCTGATTTTGCTGCTGGTCGTTATGATATACTTCTTGGAACACAGATGGTTGCAAAGGGACATGACATAAAAAATGTTACTGCTGTCGGAATCATCGCGGCAGATACAACTCTCAACCTGCCTGACTTCCGCGCTGCCGAGCGAACATTTTCGCTAATAACACAGGCAGCAGGCCGGGCGGGGCGGGGAAATAAGCCCGGTAAAGTTGTCATTCAGACTTACAACCCGGATCACTATGCGTTGCAAGCAGGCGCTAACCAAGATTACTTTTCGTTTTATCAAACAGAAATTTCTCATCGAAAAGAACTATTCTATCCCCCGTTTAGTCATATTGTTAAACTTACGATAACTAATAATGATGAAAGACAAATTCGTATACAAGCCGAAAATATAGCATCGCAACTTCGAAAGGCGCTAGCATCAGAGCCATATACTGAAGTAATCGGCCCGTTTAATGCTGCTATTTTTAAGGTAAAAGATACATTCAGAGTTAATCTTATGATTAAAACAGTTCGTTTAGCGACAATCAGACACCATATTAACAATTTAGGTTTAAGCAATGTAGCTAATATTTACATAGACATTGAACCTGTGAATGTAATGTAA